From the Lolium rigidum isolate FL_2022 chromosome 2, APGP_CSIRO_Lrig_0.1, whole genome shotgun sequence genome, one window contains:
- the LOC124691469 gene encoding auxin response factor 8-like: MGGVDSTGASFYHGIYFLIQKLIARDLPDNEWRFRRIFCDESTAGEEKLRVSLWETESLTTFPMYPTAFFQTEASMGFRAAIYAWHVLWFQE; this comes from the exons ATGGGAGGAGTTGACAGCACCGGTGCATCATTTTATCATGgtatctattttctcattcag AAGCTGATCGCAAGGGACCTGCCTGATAATGAATGGAGATTTCGCCGCATATTCTGTG ATGAGTCCACTGCTGGTGAGGAAAAACTGAGAGTTTCACTCTGGGAAACTGAGTCGTTGACAACTTTTCCGATGTATCCAACTGCCTTTTTTCAGACTGAAGCGTCTATGGGCTTCAGGGCTGCTATCTATGCCTGGCATGTTCTATG GTTTCAAGAATGA